From Candidatus Polarisedimenticolaceae bacterium:
AGCGGGGTCTTCGCGCGCTTCGGCGAGGCGTGCGTCGCGAACATCGAGATCCCTTTGACGCACAGCGATCCGCGGTTGACGATGTGGTCGTAGTCGCCTTCCATTGAGATCAGCTCGCCGTCGCGGACCGAGGCGATCATCCCGCAGCCGCACGAGCAAAAGTTGCACGACGTCGTGAACTCCCGGATGTTCGCGAGCTTTTGCGTCGCAACCGCGGCGCGGACCTCGGAAACGTCGAGCAAACCGCCGAGGGCGAGCCCTGCGCCACTGCCCACCGTGAGCTTGAGGAGATCCCGGCGGGTGATCTCGGTCATGCCACCGCTTGTACGCCCGGCTCCAAAGGGTGTCAAGGCATGAGATCATGCGGTGGAGCACATGAGCGGCCGGGCGGATTCCACGAGCGAAGCGCGGATCATCGTCTTCGACGACGGAAGGCGAGAGGCCCGGTCGGACGATCTCGCCACCGAGGAGCCGCTCGAGATCCGGCTCCGCGCCGCATCCCGTAACGAGAACGACACATTGCCACTTCACGGCCCTCGAAGGCCGGCCCACCGCGCGGTGGCCGTCACCATGCGAACGCCGGGCGCCGATGCGGAGCTTGCCGCGGGGTTCCTCTACGGCGAAGGTGTCCTGCGCAAGGCCGAAGAAATCTCGGCCGTCGGGTATTGCGACGACCCTTCGGTCGACGAAGCGAAGCGGCTCAACATCGTGAACGTCGACCTCCTGACCGCCGAGCTTCCCGATCTCGAGGCCTTGCACCGACATTTCCACGTGTCGAGCGCCTGCGGGGTCTGCGGCAAGACGAGCCTCGACGCATTGCGTCTCAACGCGCCGGCACCGATCGGTCCCGGCCCGGTCGTCCCTGCGGCGAGCCTCACCACGCTTCCGGAGAAGCTCCGATCGGAGCAGGGGATCTTTGCGACGACCGGAGGCCTTCATGCCGCCGGCCTGTTCGACGAGTCCGGCGAGCTGCTGGCCGTGCGCGAGGACGTCGGCCGGCACAATGCCGTCGACAAGCTCATCGGTTGGGCGTTCCTGTCGGGCCGCCTCCCGCTCTCGAACCACGTCCTGATGGTGAGCGGGAGAACGAGCTACGAGATCCTTCAGAAAGCGGTGATGGCAGGCGTCCCGATCGTGTGCGCGGTCTCGGCGCCGAGCACCCTCGCCGTGTCGGTCGCACGGGATTTCGGTGTCACGCTCATCGGCTTTCTCCGCGGCGGCCGGTTCAACGTCTACGCGGGTGCCGAACGCGTGGGCTAGCGGGACTCCACCTCGAGGTAGCTCAAGAACGCTCGCGTCAGCTCGCGCTTGAGCGTCGCGTCGTCCTTCGGCACGAGGTCCTTCCAGTCGGCGCCGCGGGTCGGGAGCACGACGACCTCGTAGAGCGTGCTGACCACCATCACGAGGCCGAGGGAGACCGCCATCCGTGGATTCGGATGGCCGATGTCCTTGCGGTTCGCCATGAGGAGATCGACGACCCGCTCGAAGGAGCGAATCTCGAGCTTCGCCGCCTTCCGAATGAACTCGGTGTCGAGCCGCCCCATCGTGAAATGCCGGAAGGCGCGAAGCAACGCCGCGTTGGCGCGATACGTGACGACCATCCCTCCCACGATCTGCTCGATGAAGACCTCGATCGGGATCTTCGCCGCCTTGACGGGGGTGAGGCCGGTCTTGAGGCGCTCGTCCTGCCGCTCGAGGATGCCGAGGATCGCCGCCTCGAGGAGCGCGTCCTTGTCGCGAAAGCGCCGGTAGACCGCCCCCGGTGTCAGCCCCGCGTGCGCGGCGATGCGCGGGATCGTCGTCCCCTCGACGCCGTGCTGGCCGAGAACCTCGGTGGCCGCCTTGAGCAGCTTCCGTAAGGATTCGCGGCTTCTCTCCTGCTGCGGCTCGAGGCTGGCGCTCTTCTTCGGCTTCGGCATCGTTCCCCTTATACCGGGTCCCCCGGAAATATCGATTGACGGCGGTTGAATGTAAATGTAAATTCGCATTTGCAAACAACCAGGAGGAGTCGAGATGAGCTCAGCCACCATGACCGCGGACGCCCCCGTCGCGACCGTTCACCCGCTCAAGAACCGCCCGTTCGTGCTGTGGTGGCTCGGCGCCACGACGTCCTTGCTCGGGGATCAGTTCTACCTCGTCGCGCTGCCCTGGATCGTTCTCCAGATCACAGGCTCCGCGATCGCGATGGGAACGGTCGCGATGTGCGCCGGCATCCCCCGCGCGGCGCTGATGCTCATGGGCGGGGCGGTCACCGACCGCGTCTCGCCGCGCAAGGTGCTCCTCATCACGGCGTCGGCGCGGGCGGTCCTCGTCGCGGCGATCGGTCTTCTGCTGGCCGTCCACGGGCTTCAGCTCTGGCACGTTTACCTGCTGGCGACGGCGTTCGGAGTCGCGGATGCGTTCGCGCTGCCGTCGGCGGGCCCGCTCCTCCGCTCGCTCGTCAAACCGGAGCAGCTTCCGGCGGCGAACTCGGTCTGGCAGAGCAGCGCCCTCCTTGCAAGCGTCGTCGGACCCGCGCCCGCGGGTGTGATCACGAAGGCGCTCGGCGCCGCCTGGGCCTTCTTCCTCGACGCCGTGAGCTTCCTCTTCGTCATCGCCGCCTTGTGGGTCGTGCCCGATCCACCTCGGGCGCCGTCCCCCACGCGGCCGAGCGTCTGGGGCTCGATTCGCGAAGGGATCGCCTACGTCATGAGCGACGTCCCTCTCCGCTCGCTCATGCTGCTTGCCGCCGCCATGAACTTCTGCCTGTCGGGACCGCTCTCCGTCGGACTCGCCTACATCGCGAAGAGCCGGTTCTCCTCGCCGACCGCGTTCGGCGGCTGGATCTCCGCCGTCGCGGCCGGAACGCTCGTCGGAATGCTGCTCGCCGGCACCTTCAAGTCGAAGCGTCGCGGCGTTCTGCTCGTCGGGACGGGCGCGATCCTCGGTGTCGCGATGGCGTGCATGGGCCTCCTCGCCGGCTTCTGGCCGATGGCCCTCCTCCTCTTCGTGATGGGCATCCTCAGCGGGTTCATCAACGTGCAGCTCCAGGCGTGGCTCCAGCTCCGCGTCGATCGCTCCGTTCTCGGACGGGTCGGCAGCGTTCTCATGCTGTCGTCGTTCGGGCTGATGCCGGTGTCGATGGCGGCCGCCGGGGTCGCTTCGGAGTGGAGCGTCACGTGGATGTTCGCGATCGGCGGCGCCGCGGTGACGCTCGTCGCCGTGTTCGGCGCCTGGCAGCGGGGGGTGCGCGAGATCGAGTAGCCTTCGCTCGGAGGACCGCGATGGACCGCCTCTCCGTCTCCCCCGACGAGTTCCGCCGGCTCGCCGCACGCGCCGTCGAGAGGGCCGCGCGCTACCTCGAGCGACTGCGCGATCTGCCATCGTTCCCGGCGACGTCGGGCGCCGAGAGCCTGGCCACGTTCGACCGGCCGCTCCCCGCGCGCGGCATGGGCGCAGCGGCGTTCGACGAGATCGAGAACGTCATCGCGAACTCCCGGCCGTGCGGGCCGGCGTTCTTCGGCTACGTGCTCGGCTCCGGCGAGCCTGTGGCGGCGGTCGCCGACCTCGTCGCGAGCGTGCTCAACCAGAACGTGACGGCGTGGCGCTCGGGCCCGGCGGCCGTGACGATCGAGCGCACCGTCGTGCGCTGGCTCGCGGAGGCGATCGGGTGTCCCGGCTTCACCGGCAGCCTCACCGGCGGCGGCTCGATGGCGAATCTGATGGCGCTCGCGATGGCGCGCGACGGGCAGGGAACGATCTACGCGTCATCGGAAGCGCACATGTCGATCCCGAAGGCGGCCGCCCTCCTGGGCCTCGGGCACGACGCCGTGCGTGCGATCGCCGTCAATGAGAGCTTCCGCATGATTCCGGAGGCGCTCGATCGCGCGATCGAGGAGGACGTCCGTGCGGGAAAGCGTCCGCTCGCCGTCGTCGCGACCGCGGGCACGGTGAACACCGGCAGCATCGATCCGCTCGAGGAGATCGCGGAGATCGCCGACCGCCGCGGCTTGTGGCTTCACGTCGACGGCGCCTACGGCGCGCTCGCGGCGCTCACCGTCCCCGAGCGATTCCGCGGCCTGGATCGCGCCGATTCCATCTCGCTCGACCCCCACAAGTGGCTCTACCAGCCGCTCGACTGCGGCTGTCTCCTCTTTCGCGACCGGACCGCGGCACGGGCGGCCTTCTCGCACACCGGCGACTACGCACGGACGCTGCAGAGCGATCCCGTGGAGAGCTTCGCCTTCTTCGACGAGTCGCTCGAGCTGTCGCGCCGCTTCCGCGCGCTCAAGCTCTGGCTCTCGCTGCGATACCACGGCGTCGACGCGTTTCGCGACGCGATCCGCGGCGATCTCGCGCTCGCGCAGCGTCTCGCCTCGCGGATCGACGCCGAGCCGGCGCTCGAGCGGCTCGCACCCGTCGCCTTGAGCGCCGTCTGCTTCCGGCACGAGGGCAGCGACGATTTCAATCTGCGCATCCTCCGGCGGACCATCGCGCGAGGACGCGTTTACCTCTCGAACGCGACCGTCCACGGACGGTTCGCGCTCCGCGCGTGCATCGTGAACCACCGCAGCACCGAGGAAGACGTCGACGCTGTGGTCGCGGAGACTCTCGCGGCCGCCGGGCAGGAATCCGCCTAGTCACTCGTAGCGCAGCGACTCGATCGGGTCGAGCCGCGACGCTTTGACGGCGGGATAGGCGCCGAAGAAGATCCCGACACCCATCGAGACCGCGAGGCCGACGATCGGCGACCAGAGGGGGATCTCGGCCGGCAGCGCGGAGACGTTCGCCTTGATGAACGACGCGATGCCGATGCCGATGGCCACGCCGATGAGGCCGCCCAGACAGCTCAGCGTGACGGCCTCGGTCAGGAACTGCCCGACGATGTCCCGCCTGAGAGCGCCGAGCGCCTTGCGGACGCCGATCTCGCGCGTCCGCTCGGTGACCGAGACGAGCATGATGTTCATCACGCCGACGCCGCCGATGAGCAGCGACAGCCCGGCGATGAACACCATCGCGCCGGTGATGCCGCCGGTGATCTGCTTGAACTGTCCGATGAGCTGGTCGGGGGTCGACACGCCGAAATCGTTCGGCTTGTTGAACGGCACCTTGCGGCGCTGGCGGAGCACCGAGATGCACTTGTCGACGACGAGCTGCAGGTCTTCGGTACGCCGCGGGACGACGCTGAGATTCACGCCATCTTCGAGCACACGGTACGGGAACTGGCGCTTGAACGTGCCGAACGGCAGGACGACCTTGTTGTCCGGCGACCACCCGAACTGCTCGCCCTTCCGCGCGAGGACGCCGATGACGAGATAGTGCATGCCGTCGACCGTGATGTCCTTCCCCAGCGGGTCCTCGAGCGGAAAGATCGCGTCCTTCACGTCGGCGCCGACGATCGCCATCGGCGCGGAGTGCGCGATCTCCGACGAGGTGAAGAAGCGCCCGTGGCCGACGTCGTACGAGGTGCCCTGCGGGTAGTACTCGTCGACGCCGAGCACGTAGGGAAGGTTCGCCTCGAGATTGCCGTGCTTGATGTGGAGCACGGCGTCGGTCTGCCCGCAGAGCCCCGACACGGCGGCAGCTTCGGGCACCGCGGCGCGCAGAGCGGCGGCATCGTCCATCGTGAGGTTGTGACGCTTCTTCTGCTCCTCGTAGTCCGAGTTCCCCGAGTTGAACGACTCGTCGTACTTCTTGAACTCGATGCGGTTCGCGCCGAACTTCTGGAGGTTGCCAATCACGTTGTTGTTGAACCCGGCGACGATCGCGACCATCCCCATGACCGTGGTGACGCCGACGACGATGCCGAGCGTCGTCAGTCCCGCGCGGAGCTTGTGCTCGCGGATCGCCTCGAGGGCGAAGCGCACGTTCTCCCAGAAGCCGCGTCGGAAGATCTCGAGCCAGCGTCGCATGATCTTGCCCTCCTACTCGTAGCGCAACGCGTCGATCGGCGTCTTCTTGGCTGCGAGGGCCGACGGCGCGAGTCCGGCGACCACGCCGACGACGAGCGCCAAGCCGAGCCCCAAGAAGATGAACTCGGCCCGGACCAACGCGGGAAAGACGGCGCTGATCGCGACGGCGACGAGGCATCCGAGCGCGGCCCCGGCGAGGCCGCCGGAGAGCGACAGCATCGCCGCCTCGACGAGGAACTGGCGGCGGATGTCCTTCGAGCGCGCGCCGATCGCCTTCCTGAGGCCGATCTCGCGCGTCCGTTCGACGACCGAGACGAACATGATGTTGGCGATCACGATCGCCCCGACGACGAGCGACATCCCCGAGACGACGATCGTCGCGAGGTACGCGCCTTGCGAGATCGACCGCCAGATCGCCGCCACGGCGCGCGAGCCGACGACGCCGAACGGATCGTCCGACGAGAAGCGCGTCTTGCGCGCCGAGCGCAGGATCGTGCGGACCTCGTCCTCCATGCGGTCGAGCCCGGCCATGCCGCCGATGGGCCGCGCGAGGATCGCGAGGTTCTGGTCGCTGCTCAGCACCTTCTTGAGAAAGGTGATCGGGACGAACGCGACCTTGTCGCGCGCCTGGCCCATCATCGTGCCGAGCTTCTTCTGCACGCCGACGACGCGCACCGGATAACCCTGGACGAAGACGGTGCGGCCGAGAGGATCGACGCCGGGGAACATCGCGTCCTTGAGGTCCGCCCCGATGATGGCGACCGCGGTCGCGTGCGCCTCTTCGGCGGGGTTGAAGAATCGGCCCGACTCGAGGTCGAGGTTGAGCATGGTGTCCGCGTTCGAGGTGTACCCCGTGACCTCGACGCCGCCGAGCGTGTGACGGCCGGCCTTGACCGTCGCGGTCTGCTCGGCCTGCGCCCCGACGGCCGCGCACGACCTGCAATTCGCCTCGACGAGCCGGCAGTCCATCATCGTGACCGGCTTGCGCCGGTTCGCCATCAGGAACTCGGTGCGGCTCCTCAGGATCCCGTATTTCGTGAAGACGAGGACGTCGGGGTTCAGGTTCACGAGGTTCGTGGCCACGAACTCGTTCAGGCCGGAGATGACCGAGACGACGGCCACCACGGTCATGACGCCGATGATGACGCCGAGCAGCGTCAGCCCCGACCGGAGCTTGTGGCTCCCCAGCGACCGAAGCGACGTGAAGAACAGCTCGCGCAGGTCCACGGCGCTACGACGACCCCGCCCCCGACTCGGCGGCCTTCTTCTGCTCTTCGGTCATCTCCTTGACCTTGTCCCCTTCCTTGAGCGACCTCAGCGTCTTGAACGGACCGCTGATCACCGTCTCGCCTTCCTTGACGCCGTTCTCGACCTCGACGTCGAGCTCGCCGGTGAGGCCGGTCTTGACCGGCACGAAGCGCACCTTGCCGTCGGCGACGCCGTAGACCCCTTCCTCGGTCTTGATCCGGCCCGTCGTGTCCTTCTCCCCCTTCGGAGAATCGCGGATCACGACCGCGGCGAGCGGGATCGTCGGCACCTTCGACTTGGTGCCGGTGATGATGTCGGCCGTCACCGAGAACCCGGGCCGGATCGTCGGCGGCGGGTCGATGATCTTGACCTTGACCTTGAAGTTGATCGCTTCGGTCGTCGCGATGAGACCCTGCAGCTCGGTGTCGTCCTTCAGGATCGGCGAGTGCCCCACCTCGGTCACGACGCCGTCGAACTTCCTGCCGGGATATGAGTCGAGCGCGAGCATCGCCTTCTGGCCGACCGTGATGTTGGGCGTGTCGGTCTCGTCGACCATGAGCACCGCCTGGACGGTCGCCATGTCGGAGATCGTCATGAGCTGCGTGCCCGGGTTGTTCATCGTGCCGAGCACGGTGACCTCGCCGGCCTTCACGCGGAGCGTCGTCACGATCCCGGAGATCGGCGCGCGCACCGTCGACTTCGTCACCGTGTCGTGGTTCGCGTTGACGATCGCGCGATTCTGCGCGATGCGCTGCTCCGCGGCGGCGTAGGCTCCCCTGCTGCTGTCGAAGCTCGATTGCGCGCGCTGGTAGTCCGCCTCGGGGATGATCCCCGCTTCGTGGTTCTTCCGCGCGCGGCCGAGATCGTTGTCGGCCTGGTCCATCGCCGCCTTCGCCGAGTCGAGGTCCGCGAGGCTCGCCTGCACCGCGGCCGCCGAGCTGGCCTCTTCCGCCGCCGCCCGGTTCTTGTCGATCTGGAGGAGGAAGTCCCCCTTCTCGACCCGGTCGCCCTCGCGGACCACGAGGTTCACGATCTGGCCCATGATCAACGCCGAGAGGTCGACCTTGTTCTCGGCCTGGATCTTCCCGTTGGCGATGACTTTTCCGACGACGTCCTGGACCTTGACCTTGGCCATCGTGACTTCGGTGGCCTGGTTCTTCTTCTTATAGATGCCCGCGCCGACCCAGCCGCCGAACACCAGAACGATGACGGCGACGATGAGCTTCCCCTTGTGCCGCTTCCACATCCCGATTGAGCCCCTTTCCCCGGGAGAACCCCCTGGCGACCCAAGAGGATACGCGGGAAGGGCGTGAATTGTTCCCGGTCGTGGTCAGTGCGTGATCGAAGCCGACTGGGTCTCGCGCCGGAAGCTGAAGTCCGCCTTGATCTTGACCGGCTTTCCATCGACCTCGAGCACGGGGTGGGCGAGGAAATTGATCGGCCCCCCGGCGGGACCGGGGTCGACCACGAGGTCGCGCCCACGGGAGAGCTCGATGCGATTCGCGGGGTTGTGGCCGAAGTAGTAGGTGGCGAGGCGCTTGTTCTTGTCCGCCTCGCTCACGTCGACCGGCCACCACTTGCCGTCGGCATGGAACTCGGCCCAGCAGTGATAGCCGTCGATGCCGCCGTCGTCGCGCTCGGAGGGAATCGACGCGCCGATGGCGAAACGGGCCGGGATGCCGATCGAGCGCGCCAGAGCGATAAAGTAGGCGTGGAAATCGGTGCAGTTGCCGTGCTTGGCGTCGCACGCGAACTCCGCATCGCCGTTGCCCCAGCCCTCGCCGTTCTTCGCGTAGCGCATCTTCTCGATGACGTGATCGTAGAGCGCGCGGGCGCGCATGAGATCGGTCGGCTTTCCCTTGGTGACCTCTTTCGCGATCTGCCGGAACTTCTCGTCGTTCGGAACCAGCTTTTCCGGCGCCAGGAACGTCTTCGGGGAGCCGGAGCCGGCGTACGGCGCCTTCTCGATGCGCTTGACGTCGTACTTCACCTCGACGATCGAGCCGGCATCCTCGGGGACGAGCGTCACGAACAGAACCTTGTTGCCGTGCGCCTTCTCGTCCAGCTCGCGATGCGACGCCGGCGCGTGGAGCTCGTCGACGGTGACAGTTTGAAAGGCGTCCGTTTGGGCGAGCGGGATCCAGAGCTTGGCGGGACCGGAGAGCGCCGGAACCTTGACCCGGTAATCGAACTCGAATCGATCCTCGCCGCGGATGACGCCGAGGAGCGCATCCGGCGCCTCGGTGACCGGCACGCGGATCCACGTGCCGTCGTCCTTCTGGTCCCAGGCGTAGAGCGGCTGCCCGTCGATCTTGTGGACGGTGGTCTCCGTGACCGTCGCCGGACCGGGCAGCCCCTTCATGAAGAAGTCGACGTCGTACACCGGCCCGTCGGTGCCGACGAGATCGACACACGCGAACTGCACGCCGCCGCCGAGATCGGCCAGGTACTCGGTATGGACGCGCACGAGCTTGAGCTGCAGGTCGTGCCCCTCGTACGGCACGCGGAAGTACCCGTCGCCCGCCTTGGTCGCCGCGAGAATGTGATCCTGAATCGCTTTCTCGATCTGCTCGATCGGAACGCGGAGCGCGGGGGGCTTCTGCGACGCGAGAACGAGCGATGGAAGGAGCGCCGCGAGAGCGAGAGTCGCCTTCATGGCTTGGGATGCTCGGGGTGCTCGCCCTTCGGATGCTCGTCGCCCTTCACCTTCATGGCGCCCGCCTTGCCCTTGAACGTGTAGCTCGTCGCGCCCGAAGGCGACGTGTTCACCGCCGTCGCCTCGACGGCGCCCCCCTTGATCGTCCCCGTCCAGGCCATCGACTCTCCCTTGTCGTTGGTCGCGGTCGCGGTGAAGGTCGTGACGCCGTCCTTCTCGCTGACGGTGTAGGGCGCCTCGCGGAAGCCGTAGGCGACGCAGGCCGCGGACAGGAACTTGCCGCCCTTGAACGTGAGGGTGTCCTTGTCGCTCTTCGAATCGCCGGCCTTGTTGAGCTCGCCGGAGAACACCTTCCCGTCGAGGCTGGCGTGCTCTTCGGCGAGAACGTTGTTGAGTGAGACCGTGAAGAAAAGGATCGCGATGACGGCTGTCTTCATGGTTCGTCTCCCGGGTCGATCGTTTCCATCGTACGTCAAGAAGGTCTCTGACTGGGGTACAGCTCCCATTGCAGGGCCTGCATCCGTTCCGGTGACGTCGCGGCGACGCTTTCGCGGGAAGCGTGACGCTTCGTTCGCGCTTCAATCCAGGGGAAGGCGCGCGCCTCCTCGCGGAATCGATAGTGACCGAGGTGGTCCCACATGCAGATCAGGGCGATGTCGAGGTACGAGAAACGGACGTCCGGCCAGATCGCCCCGGCGTTACCTTCGAGCCACGCCAAACCGCGCGCCACCACCTCGCGGTATCGCTGAAAGTATCTCGTCCCCGTCTCGAGCCCGCTCCTCTTGGAGAGCAGAAGCTCCACCTCCGCGCCCATCACCGCCGAGACGATCGAGAGCGCGTTGCGCTGCGCGACGTCCATGGAGAAGAACGCGAACCGATCGGCGCCTCGGTCGTAGGTCTCGAGCACGTGGCGGGCGATCTGGTCCGACTCGATGACCCATGTCGTGCCGTCCCGAAGGACCGGGACACGCAAGATCGGATTCCCACCGAAGTCGGCGGGATCCGCGGACAGGAGATCGGGGACGAACGTCTCGGCGTGGGCGAGGCCGATCTCGCGCAACACGATGCGCACCTTGCGGGAGAAGTGCGACAGCGGGGTCAGAAAGAGGACGCGCTCCGGTGAATCGGTCATTCGTCCCTCCGTCTTGCGGCGACTCCTCCGATCGCGGCGCCGAGAACCACGCCGATGCAGATCCAGAGCGCCATCGCGTGCGTCGCCGCCCCCATCGCGACGCCGATGCCGATGCCGACCGCGATCCAGACCGCCGCCGGTCGTCCTTTCATGCGCCTATCTCCCGATCTCGAGCAGCTCCTGCGACGGGTCGAGCGCGGACCACAACTTCGTGGCGAAGCCGATGAGCATGACGCCCAGGCCGAAGAGCGGCACCGCCGCGAGAACGCCCCACAGCGGGAACGCCCACGCGCTCCACGGTAAGCCCATCCAACGCTGGATCAACATCGCGAGACCGACGAGGAGGGCGCTGGGGATGAGCGCGATCGCGACCCCGAGGAACATCGCCGTCCCGACGATCGTGTTGCGTCCCACCGCCGCGATGCCGCGCTGGGTGTCGGCCGTCTGGACCATCCACGCCGGAATGAAGAGCGTGGCCGTGTTCTGGAGCGCCGAGATCGCGAACGCTGCGCCGGCGAGAAGGGGCACGAAGCTCGGGAGGCCGAGGAGCACGAGCCCCGTGGTCGAGACTCCGAGCGTGCCGGACACCGGGAAGATGCGCAGCGGAACGCCGTTGGCGGCGCTGATCTGCGCACCGAACGTTCCGGCGAGCGCGACCCCCAGGCCGAACATTCCGACGAGCGTGCTCAGGCTCGCGGACGAGACCACCTCGGCGAGGACGAACCGGAACGGTGCCACGGGCCACGTGCGCACGAGCTCGAGGTGCTGGAGCTCCGTGCGCAGGTCGTTGGTCCACGACATGCCGCCGAAGACCGGTGCCGTCGCCGC
This genomic window contains:
- the fdhD gene encoding formate dehydrogenase accessory sulfurtransferase FdhD, whose product is MSGRADSTSEARIIVFDDGRREARSDDLATEEPLEIRLRAASRNENDTLPLHGPRRPAHRAVAVTMRTPGADAELAAGFLYGEGVLRKAEEISAVGYCDDPSVDEAKRLNIVNVDLLTAELPDLEALHRHFHVSSACGVCGKTSLDALRLNAPAPIGPGPVVPAASLTTLPEKLRSEQGIFATTGGLHAAGLFDESGELLAVREDVGRHNAVDKLIGWAFLSGRLPLSNHVLMVSGRTSYEILQKAVMAGVPIVCAVSAPSTLAVSVARDFGVTLIGFLRGGRFNVYAGAERVG
- a CDS encoding TetR/AcrR family transcriptional regulator, encoding MPKPKKSASLEPQQERSRESLRKLLKAATEVLGQHGVEGTTIPRIAAHAGLTPGAVYRRFRDKDALLEAAILGILERQDERLKTGLTPVKAAKIPIEVFIEQIVGGMVVTYRANAALLRAFRHFTMGRLDTEFIRKAAKLEIRSFERVVDLLMANRKDIGHPNPRMAVSLGLVMVVSTLYEVVVLPTRGADWKDLVPKDDATLKRELTRAFLSYLEVESR
- a CDS encoding MFS transporter; translated protein: MSSATMTADAPVATVHPLKNRPFVLWWLGATTSLLGDQFYLVALPWIVLQITGSAIAMGTVAMCAGIPRAALMLMGGAVTDRVSPRKVLLITASARAVLVAAIGLLLAVHGLQLWHVYLLATAFGVADAFALPSAGPLLRSLVKPEQLPAANSVWQSSALLASVVGPAPAGVITKALGAAWAFFLDAVSFLFVIAALWVVPDPPRAPSPTRPSVWGSIREGIAYVMSDVPLRSLMLLAAAMNFCLSGPLSVGLAYIAKSRFSSPTAFGGWISAVAAGTLVGMLLAGTFKSKRRGVLLVGTGAILGVAMACMGLLAGFWPMALLLFVMGILSGFINVQLQAWLQLRVDRSVLGRVGSVLMLSSFGLMPVSMAAAGVASEWSVTWMFAIGGAAVTLVAVFGAWQRGVREIE
- a CDS encoding aminotransferase class I/II-fold pyridoxal phosphate-dependent enzyme, producing MDRLSVSPDEFRRLAARAVERAARYLERLRDLPSFPATSGAESLATFDRPLPARGMGAAAFDEIENVIANSRPCGPAFFGYVLGSGEPVAAVADLVASVLNQNVTAWRSGPAAVTIERTVVRWLAEAIGCPGFTGSLTGGGSMANLMALAMARDGQGTIYASSEAHMSIPKAAALLGLGHDAVRAIAVNESFRMIPEALDRAIEEDVRAGKRPLAVVATAGTVNTGSIDPLEEIAEIADRRGLWLHVDGAYGALAALTVPERFRGLDRADSISLDPHKWLYQPLDCGCLLFRDRTAARAAFSHTGDYARTLQSDPVESFAFFDESLELSRRFRALKLWLSLRYHGVDAFRDAIRGDLALAQRLASRIDAEPALERLAPVALSAVCFRHEGSDDFNLRILRRTIARGRVYLSNATVHGRFALRACIVNHRSTEEDVDAVVAETLAAAGQESA
- a CDS encoding ABC transporter permease; the encoded protein is MRRWLEIFRRGFWENVRFALEAIREHKLRAGLTTLGIVVGVTTVMGMVAIVAGFNNNVIGNLQKFGANRIEFKKYDESFNSGNSDYEEQKKRHNLTMDDAAALRAAVPEAAAVSGLCGQTDAVLHIKHGNLEANLPYVLGVDEYYPQGTSYDVGHGRFFTSSEIAHSAPMAIVGADVKDAIFPLEDPLGKDITVDGMHYLVIGVLARKGEQFGWSPDNKVVLPFGTFKRQFPYRVLEDGVNLSVVPRRTEDLQLVVDKCISVLRQRRKVPFNKPNDFGVSTPDQLIGQFKQITGGITGAMVFIAGLSLLIGGVGVMNIMLVSVTERTREIGVRKALGALRRDIVGQFLTEAVTLSCLGGLIGVAIGIGIASFIKANVSALPAEIPLWSPIVGLAVSMGVGIFFGAYPAVKASRLDPIESLRYE
- a CDS encoding ABC transporter permease: MDLRELFFTSLRSLGSHKLRSGLTLLGVIIGVMTVVAVVSVISGLNEFVATNLVNLNPDVLVFTKYGILRSRTEFLMANRRKPVTMMDCRLVEANCRSCAAVGAQAEQTATVKAGRHTLGGVEVTGYTSNADTMLNLDLESGRFFNPAEEAHATAVAIIGADLKDAMFPGVDPLGRTVFVQGYPVRVVGVQKKLGTMMGQARDKVAFVPITFLKKVLSSDQNLAILARPIGGMAGLDRMEDEVRTILRSARKTRFSSDDPFGVVGSRAVAAIWRSISQGAYLATIVVSGMSLVVGAIVIANIMFVSVVERTREIGLRKAIGARSKDIRRQFLVEAAMLSLSGGLAGAALGCLVAVAISAVFPALVRAEFIFLGLGLALVVGVVAGLAPSALAAKKTPIDALRYE
- a CDS encoding efflux RND transporter periplasmic adaptor subunit → MWKRHKGKLIVAVIVLVFGGWVGAGIYKKKNQATEVTMAKVKVQDVVGKVIANGKIQAENKVDLSALIMGQIVNLVVREGDRVEKGDFLLQIDKNRAAAEEASSAAAVQASLADLDSAKAAMDQADNDLGRARKNHEAGIIPEADYQRAQSSFDSSRGAYAAAEQRIAQNRAIVNANHDTVTKSTVRAPISGIVTTLRVKAGEVTVLGTMNNPGTQLMTISDMATVQAVLMVDETDTPNITVGQKAMLALDSYPGRKFDGVVTEVGHSPILKDDTELQGLIATTEAINFKVKVKIIDPPPTIRPGFSVTADIITGTKSKVPTIPLAAVVIRDSPKGEKDTTGRIKTEEGVYGVADGKVRFVPVKTGLTGELDVEVENGVKEGETVISGPFKTLRSLKEGDKVKEMTEEQKKAAESGAGSS
- a CDS encoding transglutaminase domain-containing protein; amino-acid sequence: MKATLALAALLPSLVLASQKPPALRVPIEQIEKAIQDHILAATKAGDGYFRVPYEGHDLQLKLVRVHTEYLADLGGGVQFACVDLVGTDGPVYDVDFFMKGLPGPATVTETTVHKIDGQPLYAWDQKDDGTWIRVPVTEAPDALLGVIRGEDRFEFDYRVKVPALSGPAKLWIPLAQTDAFQTVTVDELHAPASHRELDEKAHGNKVLFVTLVPEDAGSIVEVKYDVKRIEKAPYAGSGSPKTFLAPEKLVPNDEKFRQIAKEVTKGKPTDLMRARALYDHVIEKMRYAKNGEGWGNGDAEFACDAKHGNCTDFHAYFIALARSIGIPARFAIGASIPSERDDGGIDGYHCWAEFHADGKWWPVDVSEADKNKRLATYYFGHNPANRIELSRGRDLVVDPGPAGGPINFLAHPVLEVDGKPVKIKADFSFRRETQSASITH
- a CDS encoding glutathione S-transferase family protein; this translates as MTDSPERVLFLTPLSHFSRKVRIVLREIGLAHAETFVPDLLSADPADFGGNPILRVPVLRDGTTWVIESDQIARHVLETYDRGADRFAFFSMDVAQRNALSIVSAVMGAEVELLLSKRSGLETGTRYFQRYREVVARGLAWLEGNAGAIWPDVRFSYLDIALICMWDHLGHYRFREEARAFPWIEARTKRHASRESVAATSPERMQALQWELYPSQRPS